ATATCCCAGAACCGTTTGCTGTGATTTAACTCAACAAGATGGGCAACTTCATGAAAAACAACATATTCAATTAAAGATTCGGGTAAATATTTTAAGTATCTGTTGATATTGATATTATTTCTGGAACTGCAGCTTCCCCATCTTGATTTCATCTTCCGAAAATAGATTTTATTTACAGTTACACCCAGTTCAAGGGAGAACTTTTCAACAAGGCTGCGGACCAGTGCCCTGAATTCTTCCTCAGCAAGCCCATAATTAAGTTCTCTCTGCTTTGCTTCATGTCTTGAGGCATTAATGGCTTTAAATTTCTTATAAATCCATTTTTTGTGTTTTTCTATGATCTTTTCATAATTATCATGCCCATTAGGAGCTATAATCACTAATTTTTCATTTTTTAGCTCCAAACGCCAGTACTTCACATTGCGGTGAATTATATCATATTCCACTTTTAGATCATAGATTTTTACAGTCTGCATGATTTTCCTCAGGATCCATTCAGCTTTTAGATAGATACGTTCTATCAATCTAATCTAATAAATAGTAACATAAATCACAAATTCACTTTTATTTTACTAATTTATATGATATAATCTTTCATATCAAAAAGGATCAACGGATATCAATTATTGAGATTGGATTCAGTAAATGCTTTAAAAAGATCAAAAATTTCAGTAATTTTATTTATTAACTCTAAAGGTAAAAGTAGCATACCTATAAAAAAACTTAATTTAGATAATGTCCTAAATTAGATTTAACTAATTTCTAATTATACTATTAAACGTTCATGTCGAAGGTTGTGCGAATAATGTAATTATATATTTCAAAAACGACAGGTTTTGAATGCCTACAAAACCTTCGGTTTTGTGGCCGTGAAAAACGAAGTTTTTCACATGTTTACGAAACTTTCAGTTTCGTAACCGAAAAAATTAGAAATTTTTCCATGCACAAAAATCAAAGTTAGAGAAAAATGAGTAGCATGCGAAAACTTTGTTTTCGCTGCCTGCAAAACATAGTTTTGCAAGTTTCATGTAAATATTCTGAAGTACATGTTTTTAAGATAATTCCTATATATTAATCAAAATGGAAAAATCTATCGAAATTTATAATTTCGATGCAGAGAAAAATGCAAAGCATTTTTTGCATGTTTCTATTTTTCGGTTACAATTTAACATAAAATATAATTTATGCACATGATCATAAACATGAGCATAAGTAAACACAAGAATCAATTAAAGCATATTTAATCATTATAAGGCGATATCATGAATATAACAAAGGTTTTAACTGGCAAAGAAGGTGAAAAA
This Methanobacterium bryantii DNA region includes the following protein-coding sequences:
- a CDS encoding M48 family metallopeptidase, which translates into the protein MQTVKIYDLKVEYDIIHRNVKYWRLELKNEKLVIIAPNGHDNYEKIIEKHKKWIYKKFKAINASRHEAKQRELNYGLAEEEFRALVRSLVEKFSLELGVTVNKIYFRKMKSRWGSCSSRNNININRYLKYLPESLIEYVVFHEVAHLVELNHSKRFWDIIMEKFNNYKEIEKELSIYWFAIKDTIIEAQFSESKT